Proteins co-encoded in one Streptococcus ruminicola genomic window:
- a CDS encoding MerR family transcriptional regulator, whose product MKTVKEMSQISGISVRTLHYYDQIGLLTPSFIGENGYRFYDMDAFERLQEILLFRELEFPLKKIKEILSDPSYDKEEALCEQIKWLELKKEHLEKVICQAKSLQENGGNMMTFTAYDKSELEAFQREAKERWGTTEAYQAFEKNPQTDFSVITEEMAAIMKAFAKLKEHSLSDSKVQKQVETLQSYISEHFYPCDMEILSGLGQMYIADNRFTAFIDKTAGQGTASFVSSAIAEYVRNNG is encoded by the coding sequence ATGAAAACAGTAAAAGAGATGAGTCAGATATCAGGCATTAGCGTGCGAACGTTGCATTATTATGATCAGATTGGTCTTTTAACTCCCTCTTTTATTGGGGAAAATGGCTATCGCTTTTATGATATGGACGCATTTGAACGCTTGCAAGAAATTCTTCTGTTTCGTGAGCTAGAATTTCCTCTTAAAAAAATAAAGGAAATCCTGTCGGACCCAAGCTATGACAAAGAAGAAGCTTTATGCGAGCAGATAAAATGGCTCGAATTGAAAAAAGAGCATTTGGAAAAAGTTATTTGTCAAGCCAAGTCCTTGCAGGAAAATGGAGGAAACATGATGACATTTACGGCTTACGACAAGTCAGAGTTGGAAGCTTTTCAAAGAGAAGCTAAAGAACGTTGGGGAACAACGGAAGCTTATCAAGCATTTGAAAAAAATCCACAGACTGATTTTTCGGTCATTACGGAAGAAATGGCAGCGATAATGAAAGCCTTTGCGAAGCTAAAAGAGCATTCTCTTTCTGATAGCAAGGTTCAAAAACAAGTTGAAACTTTACAAAGCTATATTAGTGAGCATTTTTACCCATGTGATATGGAGATTTTGTCAGGTCTGGGGCAAATGTATATTGCGGATAATCGTTTCACAGCTTTTATCGATAAAACGGCAGGTCAAGGGACAGCTAGTTTTGTCAGCTCTGCCATTGCAGAATATGTTAGAAATAATGGATAA